Part of the Plasmodium malariae genome assembly, chromosome: 9 genome is shown below.
gaaagttataagaaaaaaaaattgcactACATCGTGTTAGACGGCACTAATATAGGTACTATTCAAAATTAGAAACTAAAACCATATCTGAAAAAGagtacttaattttttaattaaacaaTTATGCGGATGCGTaagttaatatatacatatatatatatatatatatatatatatatatatatatatatatatatatatatatatatgtatatgtacatatgcatattgGTCAATTTTGCATTTAACTCCacattctattttatttggtaattttattttaaacgTATAAATGTGTATAGTAACTGCTAATGTGATACCTCCTATATATAATCtgtgttaatttttttagaaaattttttaacagtGTACTCTCATACATATCAGGAAACTATAAAGGGTGTAAACCCCAGTGTATTGAAACAGTTCAGGTAAAtagcataaaaaatatttttcctaaaataatatggaaatatttaaataaataaatatatatatatatatatatgtgcatttgtatatgtatttttttttttttttttgtttcttaaAATGCAGTTTTTATGATATAGAAGACgcctattttatatatgatattaagAGCATTCACATATTCAGAAAGATGAAAcacaaagaaaaagagaaaacaGTTATCTTAAAAGGATTGAAcgacaatttttttaacgcCATTTTAGTGTGTATGAAtgaaataatacattatttaaattttgttaacTTCAAAAGAATGATGAATAAATctaatacaaaaaagaaaaaaaatgaagaattagATGAGACAACTTATTTCGTTAAATCGGCtagaaatgaaaataatgtttataataataatataaaagatgtgatatcttataataaaaaaaaaaagaagataaatgatacatatataaatggagAAAGCAATAATAAGAATTGTGAGAATAATATTGTAAATCTCGGTAACAAGAACATTAATTGtaataaagaaaacaaaaatgattTCCCCACAATTTTATCATCTAATAATATTGAAGAATTTggttatgaatatataaaagatataataaaaaatgaagaaaaaaaattatatgaaactGACAAAATGTACATTAATAGCAATGATGAATACTCATCTCATACATCCGACAGCATGTCACAGTAAtcttcataaaatttttatataatagcatattaagttaaatatgagcttaaaataaaaaatagtccTAATAACAACCTGAATAAGGCATGATTTATTCTGCTTTTTATATTAGCATGCCTAAGGattttctaatttaataTCAACGAAAAAGCAATTACAACATTAGAAAGGGAGTGTGTGCAGAATAAAATTCTTGCAAAATTACAACAAAAATGACACATATTAACAGTTTAGGGGATTTAAGTACAAATAAAACCTCAAATTAGttcattacttttattttattttttttttttttttttgtgcgtATATctacttaaaaattaatgataatttttagaatattttgtttttcatattattaccataaaaattaaagtggGATATTATaccatttatacatacatatatatatatatatatatatatatatatacattaagttcaaaaaaataaaaaaagatacgaAGATATGTagtaaattttatgaaacaATTAactatttcaaaaaaaaatgttaatttttatatgaaatacaacaacatatataaaatgcaatcgtgtatatatatgtatatacatatacatacacatgcatgtaaacaaaatatatgagggagataataaaacattatatatatataatgcacaCTGAATGGAAGAAATATGtaacttaaaatatttctaatatatgtacttatatgtgtatatatgcataagtatcatttttttaagcATACTTATTATATTGAATTCAAAAAATCTGCGATGTTGAAATTACAAATACAATAacgaaaaaagtaaaatgcatgtttaaatatatatataagggaTATGAAAGAAACAATtggtaaataataaaacctactgataaaaaatgttagagcatatttttcataattgtttttgaaatatatatgctttcgcaataattaaaacaaaaatacaaatatacatatgtatataataatttggatcaaatttatatcattttaaaatatgttcacaaaaactttatttaaaaagcaTAGGAAGATGGTattctaaaatattaaaatcaaaaaaaaaaaaaaaataaaataatctttttcacttttttttcaaattgtattttaaatttaaaaaatttgtaggtataaatgtttttttcctACTATCGCTTCTTCATCTTTAATATGAAGTTATTATACTGCTCCTAAGAAGAGTAAGATGtgcaagtatatatatatatatatgtacatgttacAAGGGCTTGCACACACACTAATACTATGCATTTcgtaaaaattatgtacaatTCATGTAAAAATACAACGCATAATtcattacattttatataaactataaaaaaatacctcTAATGTCTTCAGTTTCATGCAACTCTCTGGAATATCttgataatttaatttttgttctaaaaaatagaagaaaaaccGTATAtccataaaaaattttcataaaaataatggagAATGAttgtatgttatatatatatacatatagtatttatagatatataaatgaataagacaaaataattttaagcTTAGAAAAATTAGTATTACGATATTGATTCTTTTGCTTGTagtaatcattttttattttcttggTTAAAATATGACATTCATGCtcataatatttgtattctACTTCGTATTCAATCtgttaaaaagaaaaaaggaaatgtaaacaacaaataataaacttTAATACAATTAAACGAATTAGctataatatttgtattaaaaaaagcaatTACTTGAAAGCGCGCATGGCTATTTCTAggataattataattaaatgatctttttgtaaaaaatcgAATATTGTTTAGAGATGTGTAATTTAACGTATCAAAGTAACCTGTTTTTTGAAGGGAATATACAGCCTATTAAAAAtggagaaaaatatatttttttaatattataattatgtgGTACAATCAACTTGCATGgctcatatttttttttctttttttttgtcggTAGAAATTATACAGCAAAgggatatatatgtatataaacacaagcatgtatatatatacacatatacatatacacacatatataaatgtattcatatatatgtacgtgtacatgacttaaaattttttcgcTTTATGGTCCTAGGAAAACTgctaaatataaatgtgcgcaaattcacaaaataaatatacataaatatatatatgtacatatacataaatatatatatgtacatatacatgaatatatatatatatacgaacatatatatacactactatatataaagaatatgatagaataaaaaatagagatGCATATTATTACCTTAGGCTGCTCAAAATGACttgataaaaagaaaataataaacattattaaaaatatggaaaCTTGAACGAAGGAATAATTTCGTtgactattattattagaattGTTGTTAGTGTTTGCATAAGTTCTATTAGTATTGACATTAGCTCTAAATTGTCTATTATTACATGTAGCAAAATTTATTCCAAAAAAACTACGGAAAAGATCTTCAGGAGTAAACGTTTCgtcattataataataatgagtTGTTCTAAAAGTTTGATGATGGTGATCTGTCTCagaattattatcatattcatatcttttttctttatttattaaatgttgGAAAGCTTTAGAAACTTTCTTAAAAGCTTCTTCTgctcctttttctttatttttatctggGTGATATAACTTAGCTAATTTTTTGTAAGCGCTCTTAATAGTTTCatcattactattttttgGTATACCCAGAATTTCGTAGTAATTATTTGTTctcaaaattttttctaaacattcatcttttgttttatgaCGTTCATGTAAATTACCTTGATTATTTCTAAAAgttgaattattattattattatgtacttcattttcttttcctaTATGTTCTGTTTTGTTCAATTCCTcttcacatatttttaatttttcacttATATCAATATCAGGGAACATTCTTTTGCATTTtagtaataaattttttgcatGACTATAGTTCCCaactttcatatattttaaggctaaattaaaacattcatAAGCTTCTTCCTTATTCCCTATCATTTTgcgaattttttatatatcttttgtTTGActatatagtattttttatactttttatactttttacacttttttcctcttttacCTCTTCcaccttttttccttttttttttttttttttttttttcccttgcgttatatataaatcattaaCTTTTTTCAGTTACAGTCCTACTTTATTCTGTATTCTTGTAATTTTGCAATTCTAGCTTTTGCAAATGCCTACTTAAAAACATaactgcatatatatatattattaattttgttattccATTAATCAAAATTTGGGGAAATCGTACGTGGAAATATATGACATGGTATCAGTATGGTTATTAttgtgtacatgtatatgtgtatatatatatatatatttacatgaacGTATCAAATTATTCTGACATAACTAGCAATTGAaaacacataaaaaaaaaaagtctcCTTGTCCTTTTTCGTTCATTCGTTTCTTGTGTCCTCAATTTTGTGAAAATGTTTTCTTCCCTTTCTTGAATTATGTTGGCTACGTCTTTTTTTcagcacacatatatatatgtaaatatatatatacgtacatatatatgtatattcacATTTGTACATTTGTTACAGTCTTCTTATACCTCATACCCTCAGTTTCATACGCATTATGTATTTTGTTActctattattttatacatatacgtataaatatatatatatatatatatttatttatgtgtcATACGTGTCGAAAAAGAGTATTATGTCATCCTCTCTCCCACATGACGAAatgtaagaaaaaaacagATTAATGTAGCTCACGAGCTGGATTTGATATTCTAATTATAGTTATAGCTTTCATTTAGAGACACAATTATCTTGGCCTCTTCAGTaacacaaatatacatatatatacattatatatgtataagtaatATTCCATAAGCCACtgaaggaaaaattaatttaaacagTACTTATAAATACCTGTAATTTTAATCCcctttcttttgttttaaaaaaaaagttaaatataaaaaatatgaacaagatacataaaaaagataggtaagataaaaaaaaaaaaaaaaagaaagaaacagaaatacttattatatatgttttcttgtacataaatatttatacataatataaatgtattatgtatgtatattcgtataaaatcatatatattatataattgtgaaaaaagaaaaaatatttagtttAAACAAGCAATTTtgctatataaaatattttaaaattttcatttttttttttttttttacaaactttcaattattttaataacatttttaggatatctttcttttattgttccaatatatatattgtaaaatataatttcattattttgcaaaaaaaaaaagaaattatatcagtttgtattttataatttttttttttttttttttctttttatatatttacctcataaaaatttactttttttcttatgaaTTCTTTTTGCcaaatattacaataaaattttttcttttttttattcggAACACGAAGGAAACCacgaaaaaaatgaaagcataaataattatgtaaaataagtaaatatatacctCGATATATGGTAAGAATAAGTATTATTTACGCAATTATATAGTAAGTACTAcatgtataagtatatatatgtaaaagtaAACAATGTGATATATATTCGGATAATTAACACTACAGTGTTGCaatgtattaaaaaactgtataatttcataacatatattaatatatgacttaaaaaaatactagtaatttttttaaaaagcaatataaggaaaatttatatacgcAGATGTTACAAACTACTCAAATGCAATAACAAAGTGtccatatattataactaGCTTTGGCATTAATTGTATATGGTAGCAGTCGCTATTCGTATACAGTTCTGTATTATACGTATAAAgcatatatatggaaaatataaaacataaaaaggaAACGGAAACTCAGTAATCTCatgatttattataaaaaatgtacatatatatattgcaaACTATTATTACACTGTTCTAGCAAGATTGctaatatatgattataatatgtatataatatatatataaacatatatataataaccgTTGCAATAACATCCAAGtttttgtattaaaaattaaagagaTAAGAATATAGAAATGGGAAAGggaaataagtaaaattgaatattttgagtatattttgttttacatatttatgtatattttaaaatggaaacattattctttattcgttgtttttttttttttttttttgtatgacagataaaagaaaagagaaaataaggAACTGCTTTTCACGTTTTTCTTGCATTCTTTTACAATGTTATTacaatgtataaaataaacccttataaatattttttttctttttctttttcattttcttttttttttttttttttgttttaaagtatatatatctttaagaGAACTATTTTTCTATCGAATGTTAaggataaagaaaatttgcattaatctatattttaaagaataatttttttactagCATTCCTTTTAAGGCGAatttaaagatattttttaataaaattttattttacttacagaagcacataaatatatatatatatatatatatatacgtagaAGGATGTACCAACAAAGGtgttaattcattttattaaataaaaaattgtaaattttttttgtaacagTTTTTAACCCTAACTTTAACTTATTGATATCTCCTTAATTTACAATTATGCATTGTCGCTCCTTTCACGAAAAAAATTTCggtttaattttaaaatgtatttaaattaaattacgTTAAATtacatgaaataaattataataaaataatattgaaaagAAGGGTGACTACAAATAAACAGCATAAATTtgcatatttaaattaatgttTCTTTATACAAATTTCCGTGAAATAGTAGCATAAAATATTCGGGTGATCATGAAAATTTACACTTTTTACACCTTCAGATCTACAACGCGTGAAAAAGCTCGAGAATATTGAGAAtgtgttttcctttttcatttatttttaaaattatacttgaaggaaaattttttctttgccGGAATTACTGTTTCGGTTTTTTCTGgttgttttttttgctttttttgctttttttgccttttttgctttttttgctttttttgccttttttgctttttttgccttttttgctttttttgccttttttgcttttttttttttttttttgtgccttatatattccttgttttacttttctttaatctatttgccttttttatatgttgttttttttgactttttttcccttttaaaaatttttctttattttaataattaacacAATTTAAGCATGCAAccataaaaagcaaaattaaaTTGGAACAGATTAACAACATTGAAATATAGgtaactattttttttttttttttttttgcttataaGGATATTACTACTTCAAGAtcgaaatataaaaaaatgggtAAGAGAAAAAGTAGTGTAATTAAATCAAAGATGTATTAGTCAACTTTTAATATTAGCATCTTctattttttgctttttttccatttttcccttttttaaaaattttgatatttatatgtacatgctattttctcattttttttggttttttaatttaaaaaatttttttaactattttttgcttttccGAAAAAGCTAATAAAACAACTACTGGTTGCGCTCGTTACGTTTAtgcttaaaaatttaaatgaacgTAAGTAGATAATCTGTAAaatttcacaaaaaaaaaaaaaaaaaaaaaaaatcattatatatatatatatatatacatatgtatacgtaaAATACACCGTGCAGCttatatagaaaatttttataaattaagcTTCTTTAGGAAccacactttttttttttttttttacaagcTTTACACACAAGcaagattttttaaaaaaactttattttccataaaaatgttatatatataagatacCAGTAAAAGTAATATCGATCAATATATTTCATGTAAAAAGaggaaattaaataataaaattgaagaagtgtgtaatatatgtttgttattaaaaaatatatt
Proteins encoded:
- the PmUG01_09046000 gene encoding conserved Plasmodium protein, unknown function; this encodes MDKLTDSLTNENMNEVFISYNDMIQDNASETCVESYQDLNEFLENSDESNFQYSNESENSSIYNTYSTDEKHIPIYSYVSNNFITKKERKYKKCYTASFINNMNSVENFPFKSYGNMITGTDKTKKIDNFQWKPLGKNVPEISLLNMSYKKAWDIGKEGCNGLLIKNIFESYKKKKLHYIVLDGTNIENFLTVYSHTYQETIKGVNPSVLKQFSFYDIEDAYFIYDIKSIHIFRKMKHKEKEKTVILKGLNDNFFNAILVCMNEIIHYLNFVNFKRMMNKSNTKKKKNEELDETTYFVKSARNENNVYNNNIKDVISYNKKKKKINDTYINGESNNKNCENNIVNLGNKNINCNKENKNDFPTILSSNNIEEFGYEYIKDIIKNEEKKLYETDKMYINSNDEYSSHTSDSMSQ
- the PmUG01_09046100 gene encoding DnaJ protein, putative gives rise to the protein MIGNKEEAYECFNLALKYMKVGNYSHAKNLLLKCKRMFPDIDISEKLKICEEELNKTEHIGKENEVHNNNNNSTFRNNQGNLHERHKTKDECLEKILRTNNYYEILGIPKNSNDETIKSAYKKLAKLYHPDKNKEKGAEEAFKKVSKAFQHLINKEKRYEYDNNSETDHHHQTFRTTHYYYNDETFTPEDLFRSFFGINFATCNNRQFRANVNTNRTYANTNNNSNNNSQRNYSFVQVSIFLIMFIIFFLSSHFEQPKAVYSLQKTGYFDTLNYTSLNNIRFFTKRSFNYNYPRNSHARFQIEYEVEYKYYEHECHILTKKIKNDYYKQKNQYQQKLNYQDIPESCMKLKTLEEQYNNFILKMKKR